The Chitinivorax sp. PXF-14 genome contains the following window.
AAATGCCAGCGCGGCACGCCTTGGGCAGCGGTGTCGAAGAAGCGGGTAACGGCACCTTCCAGCTCGGCAACTCGCCTTGCCTCGTCGCAATCACCAACGCTGGCATGCTTGCCGCAAAACAGCCTGTTCATGTCTTCCTGAAGATAGCGTTTACCGACCCGCATGGCTTGCAGGTTGCCGACAATGAATAGAAGACGCACACGACTTGCCAGCTGCCCCTTGCGGATGGTCGCCACCAGGCGATCGACCAGTTCGATTGGGGCTGTCTCGTTACCGTGAATACCGCACGAGATAACCAGCTCGGCCAGGGGCGGAGTAGCCGGCGTGACCTGCCAGGCCCCGGGGGCCAGTAGTACGCCCTCGGCGCCATCAGGCAATGGGCCGTTGAGGAAGGAGGTATCGGTGCCTTCGATCAGCGCACGAAGAAAAGGAGAATGCATGACGACCAGCCCTTTGCAGAAGTCGGGCCGGTACGTCGTCGAGAGGCTGTCGGGCGGAGTATGCCCTGCTGACCGCCGTGCACGCAGCCCGATAATACGACAACGCCGCAGACAGGCTGCGGCGGCTTAATTGGATCAGACCAACTGGAATGGATAGACCGATCCCAGTTTCAGAATCTGCGTCAGCTCATCGAGCGCCGTCCGGCACTCGATGAGCAGTTGCGGGTCAGCCAGATCTTCCGCTGCCAGCCTGTCGCGATAGTGCTTGTCCACCCAACCGTTCAAGGTGGTAAACAGGTTCTCCGACATGAGCACAGCCGGGTTGACCGCTGCCAGCTCGGTCTGGCTCAAGGCAACGCGCAGGCGCAGGCAGGCCGGGCCACCGCCGTTCTGCATCGACTGCTTGAGGTCGAATACCTTGACTTCGTCGATCGGGCCGCCGCTCTCGGTCAGCTTGTTCAGGAAGGACCAGACGCGCTCGATCTTGTGGCACTCTTCGGGGACGACGATGATCAGCTTGCCATCGGGCTTCGACAGCAACTGGCTATTGAACAGGTAGGACTTCACCGCCTCTTCCACCGTCACCTCCGCCTCCGGCACCTCGACGGCGACAAACCTGCCGCCGACGGCAGCCAGCTTGCGCTCCAGCTCGGCCAGCACCTCGGCTTGCCGGTGGAAGGAACGCTGGTGGTGGAACAGCACGTTACGATTACCGACCGAGATCACGTCGTTGTGGAACACACCGGCGTCGATGATGTCCGGATCCTGCTGGGCATAGACCACCTTGTCGTCGGACAGCCCGTGCAGCCGGGCAATCGCCTGGCAGGCTTCCAGCGTCTGGCGCGCCGGGAATCTGGTCGGCTTCGGGTAACGGCTGTCGAACGCGGCCTGGCCGAACACGAAGAACTCCACGCCTGCCGCATCGTACTCGGCGCAGAAACGGGTATGGTTGGCCGCGCCTTCGTCACCGAAGTGCATCTGCGCCGGCAACGCCGGGTGGTGTGCGAAATGGCGCTCGTCGGCGAACATCGCCTTGAGGATGCGGCCGGTGGTCGGGTGCTCGATCGAACGGTGGAATTTATTGTTCAGATTGGCCGGCGTGAAATGTACGCGCTTGTCCGCCGTGTCACCCGACGGGCTGATCGTGGCGGCATTGGCTGTCCACATGCACGAAGCCGAACTGACGGCGGCAAGGATCGCCGGGGCCTGTTTGGCCGCCTGGCGAATCACCTCCGCATCGGTGCCGGAGAAGCCCAGGCCACGCAGATGCGCCACGCTGGGACGCTCATGCGGGGCCAGCACGCCCTGCTTGAAGCCCAGGTCGTGCAGGGCCTTCATCTTCTGCAGGCCCTGCTTGGCGGCCAGCTTGGGGTTCGAGGCGGCCTTCTCGTTCGAGGTCGAGGCGACGTTACCGTAGCTCAGGCCGGCGTAGTTGTGCGTCGGGCCGACGAGGCCGTCGAAGTTGGCTTCAAATGCGGTCATGGGCGATCCCCGTTATCTATGTGTAGCCCGGATGTGGCATGGCAAAATCCGAGATGGGTGTTGGCTGGCGTGTTGGTTCAGCAGGACACCCGGATTCCGCCTGCGGCTGCATCCGGGCTACATACCTGTTACAGGCTCATGCCCGGGCTGAGCTGCCCAGGCAGCACGATGGTCGCCGCTTCCAGGCCAGCTACCGGGTAGGAGCAGTAATCCGCCGCGTAATAGGCGCTGGCTCGGTGGTTGCCCGAGGCGCCCACACCGCCGAACGGTGCGGCGCTACTGGCGCCGGTGAGCGGCTTGTTCCAGTTGACGATGCCGGCACGGCTTTCCTGCCAGAAGCGGTCGTACAGATCCTTTCGGTCCGAGATCAGGCCGGCGGCGAGGCCGTAGCGGGTGGCGTTGGCCAGGTCCAGTGCCTCATCGAAGCTCTGATAGCGTTGCACCTGCAGCATCGGGCCGAAGTGCTCTTCATCCGCCAGATCCTTGACCGCGGTGACATCGACGATGCCGGGGCTCAGCAGCGCGGTGCCCGCTTCCACTCGACGCATTTCCAGCAGGATCTTGGCGCCCTGCTCGGCCAGCTTCTGCTGCGCCTTGAGCAGGTTGTCGGCGGCGGCGACCGAGATCACCGCGCCCATGAATGGCTGCTCGGCATCATCCCAGCGGCCGACCTTGAGCTTGCCGGCTACGTCGATCAGCCGTTGCAGGAAGGCGTCACCTGCCGCTCCCACCGGCACCAGCAGGCGGCGCGAGCAGGTGCAGCGCTGGCCGGCGCTGATGAAGGCGGACTGGATGACGTGGTGGATCGCCGCGTCGGTGTTGGCGACATCCTGCACGATCAACGGATTGTTGCCGCCCATCTCCAGCGCCAGAATCTTGTCCGGGTGGCCGGCGAAGGACTGGTGCAGCAGATGGCCGGTATTCGAGCTGCCGGTGAAGAACAGGCCGTCGATACCGGCATGGTTGGCGAGCGCGACGCCGGTATCCTTGGCGCCTTGCATCAGGCCCAGCACACCGGCCGGGATGCCGGCCTGCTGCCACAGCTTGGCCGTCTCCTCGGCGACCTTGGGCGTCAGCTCGGACGGCTTG
Protein-coding sequences here:
- the astB gene encoding N-succinylarginine dihydrolase, whose product is MTAFEANFDGLVGPTHNYAGLSYGNVASTSNEKAASNPKLAAKQGLQKMKALHDLGFKQGVLAPHERPSVAHLRGLGFSGTDAEVIRQAAKQAPAILAAVSSASCMWTANAATISPSGDTADKRVHFTPANLNNKFHRSIEHPTTGRILKAMFADERHFAHHPALPAQMHFGDEGAANHTRFCAEYDAAGVEFFVFGQAAFDSRYPKPTRFPARQTLEACQAIARLHGLSDDKVVYAQQDPDIIDAGVFHNDVISVGNRNVLFHHQRSFHRQAEVLAELERKLAAVGGRFVAVEVPEAEVTVEEAVKSYLFNSQLLSKPDGKLIIVVPEECHKIERVWSFLNKLTESGGPIDEVKVFDLKQSMQNGGGPACLRLRVALSQTELAAVNPAVLMSENLFTTLNGWVDKHYRDRLAAEDLADPQLLIECRTALDELTQILKLGSVYPFQLV
- the astD gene encoding succinylglutamate-semialdehyde dehydrogenase; amino-acid sequence: MSTQFIAGQWQAGEGAPFQSRNPVTQQAVFEGRAASAAQVDAAVKAARVAFKGWRDLGFDARVAIVKRFAELLNEHKAGLADLIGLETGKPRWESLTEVQTMIGKVDISIKSYQERTGEKQSEMGDAQAVLRHRPHGVVAVFGPYNFPGHLPNGHIVPALIAGNCVIFKPSELTPKVAEETAKLWQQAGIPAGVLGLMQGAKDTGVALANHAGIDGLFFTGSSNTGHLLHQSFAGHPDKILALEMGGNNPLIVQDVANTDAAIHHVIQSAFISAGQRCTCSRRLLVPVGAAGDAFLQRLIDVAGKLKVGRWDDAEQPFMGAVISVAAADNLLKAQQKLAEQGAKILLEMRRVEAGTALLSPGIVDVTAVKDLADEEHFGPMLQVQRYQSFDEALDLANATRYGLAAGLISDRKDLYDRFWQESRAGIVNWNKPLTGASSAAPFGGVGASGNHRASAYYAADYCSYPVAGLEAATIVLPGQLSPGMSL